Proteins from a genomic interval of Pseudomonas anuradhapurensis:
- a CDS encoding YajG family lipoprotein, whose product MLQRLLFGLITVASLSLVGCAHSPQQLNPQPTLKAQLAPVGHGQPVVVRVVDGRASQSLGTRGGMYPETSTISVSGNDIVPKLQAQAEAAVRLLGFTPTPNAYNAPQLTVTLAELKYQSPKDNLYVTEATIGATFRADVANGGRTYSGRYGASLDQRFGMAPNQETNNQLVGDVLSDALTRLFKDPSIGQVLGQ is encoded by the coding sequence ATGTTGCAACGTCTGTTGTTCGGTTTGATCACCGTGGCCAGCCTCAGCCTGGTTGGTTGTGCCCACAGCCCGCAACAACTCAACCCGCAACCCACGCTCAAGGCCCAGCTCGCCCCGGTCGGCCATGGCCAGCCGGTGGTGGTCCGGGTGGTTGACGGCCGGGCGTCGCAGTCCCTGGGCACTCGTGGTGGCATGTACCCCGAAACCAGCACCATCAGCGTCAGCGGTAACGACATCGTGCCCAAGCTGCAGGCCCAGGCCGAAGCCGCCGTGCGTCTGCTCGGCTTCACCCCGACGCCCAACGCCTATAACGCGCCGCAGCTGACCGTGACCCTGGCCGAACTGAAGTACCAGTCGCCGAAAGACAACCTGTACGTCACCGAGGCGACCATCGGCGCTACCTTCCGTGCCGACGTCGCCAACGGCGGCCGTACCTACAGTGGCCGTTACGGCGCCTCGCTGGACCAGCGTTTCGGCATGGCGCCGAACCAGGAAACCAACAACCAGTTGGTGGGTGATGTGCTGAGCGATGCCCTGACCCGCCTGTTCAAGGACCCGAGCATCGGCCAGGTGCTGGGGCAGTAA
- a CDS encoding 1-acyl-sn-glycerol-3-phosphate acyltransferase: protein MMGEFDAIRPYDDAEVPAVLARLLSDPAFLDILTHFRFPRAAGALGWLLKPLIARRLRKEFAGVTCVSTLQDKVEYYVDQTIDRATDGVTYSGVEQLKAGTAYLFLANHRDIVMDPAFVNYAVYHAGLPTPRIAIGDNLLQKPFVSDMMRLNKSFIVHRSISGRREKLAAYQLLSAYINHSIRNDVTSIWIAQAEGRAKDGDDRTDSAILKMFHMSRKDEAFGAVIQSLNLTPVSISYEYDPCDQAKARELYIRATTGTYKKAPGEDDNSIAKGITGYKGRVHINFAPPVTEYYEDTKQLAAEIDRQILGGYRLFPVHYLAYAMWDGKDESLQVPSAEKVFPADELARAREEWQRRLEACPEEQRPYLVLQYATPVRNQYQVRQQASVA from the coding sequence ATGATGGGCGAATTCGATGCCATCCGACCGTACGACGACGCTGAGGTCCCTGCCGTTCTGGCACGCCTGCTCAGCGACCCGGCATTCCTCGATATCCTCACCCACTTCCGCTTCCCGCGTGCCGCCGGCGCCCTGGGCTGGTTGCTCAAGCCGCTGATCGCCCGCCGCCTGCGCAAGGAATTCGCCGGCGTTACCTGTGTCTCGACCTTGCAGGACAAAGTCGAGTACTACGTCGACCAGACCATCGATCGCGCCACCGACGGCGTTACCTATTCTGGCGTCGAGCAGCTCAAGGCCGGCACGGCCTACCTGTTCCTGGCCAACCACCGTGACATCGTCATGGACCCGGCCTTCGTCAACTATGCGGTGTACCACGCCGGCCTGCCCACGCCGCGCATCGCCATTGGTGACAACCTGCTGCAAAAACCCTTTGTCAGCGACATGATGCGCCTGAACAAGAGCTTCATCGTGCACCGCTCGATCAGTGGGCGGCGCGAGAAGCTGGCCGCCTACCAGCTGCTTTCGGCGTACATCAACCACTCGATCCGCAACGACGTTACCTCGATCTGGATCGCCCAGGCCGAAGGCCGCGCCAAGGATGGTGACGATCGCACCGATTCGGCGATCCTCAAGATGTTCCACATGAGCCGCAAGGACGAAGCGTTCGGCGCGGTGATCCAGAGCCTGAACCTGACGCCGGTGTCGATCAGCTACGAATACGACCCATGCGACCAGGCCAAGGCCCGCGAGCTGTACATCCGCGCTACCACCGGCACCTACAAGAAGGCGCCGGGCGAGGACGACAACAGCATTGCCAAGGGCATTACCGGCTACAAAGGCCGGGTACATATCAACTTCGCCCCACCGGTGACCGAGTACTACGAGGACACCAAGCAACTGGCTGCCGAAATCGACCGTCAGATCCTCGGTGGCTACCGGCTGTTCCCGGTCCATTACCTGGCGTATGCGATGTGGGACGGCAAGGATGAGTCCTTGCAGGTGCCGAGTGCGGAAAAGGTATTCCCGGCTGATGAGCTGGCCCGGGCCAGGGAGGAATGGCAACGCCGCCTGGAGGCCTGCCCTGAGGAGCAGCGGCCGTATCTGGTGCTGCAATATGCAACGCCGGTGCGTAACCAGTATCAGGTCAGGCAGCAGGCATCGGTCGCCTGA
- a CDS encoding CPXCG motif-containing cysteine-rich protein, translating to MLETDFYDCPYCGERVETTVDLSAGDQVYTEDCQVCCQPVVCILQVHGDEWLLEVRREDDT from the coding sequence ATGCTGGAAACCGACTTCTACGATTGCCCTTATTGTGGCGAACGGGTGGAAACTACCGTCGATCTGTCTGCTGGCGACCAGGTCTATACCGAGGATTGCCAGGTGTGTTGCCAGCCTGTGGTGTGCATTCTGCAGGTGCATGGTGACGAATGGCTGCTCGAAGTCCGCCGTGAGGATGACACTTGA
- a CDS encoding putative signal transducing protein, whose translation MQRIYEPESLLEAEMLAGMLASEGVVVHVVGRDLVGAAGELPLQGLLGLAVADEQAEYARQLIDAYNDAQPLVGDEPESFPGTLIC comes from the coding sequence ATGCAGCGCATCTACGAACCGGAAAGCCTGCTCGAGGCGGAAATGCTGGCGGGTATGCTTGCCAGCGAAGGGGTCGTGGTGCACGTGGTTGGCCGTGACCTGGTCGGTGCTGCCGGCGAGCTGCCGCTGCAAGGCCTGCTGGGGCTGGCCGTGGCTGATGAGCAGGCCGAATACGCACGACAGCTGATCGATGCGTACAATGACGCCCAGCCACTGGTTGGCGACGAACCGGAGAGTTTCCCCGGTACCTTGATCTGTTAG
- a CDS encoding SOS response-associated peptidase yields MCGRYALFRWPQALVCLPGFPAGQPAQWNISPGASVLIQRQLDGQLQLAKARWGLTPAWLTDLSRTPAHARAETLAEQPMFRDAFRQRRCLMPANGFYEWRGNVRKRPYWLTPGEGASLYFAAVWEAYPVQDQVWLSCAVVTQAAMNQRRPLILDEAGQAAWLDPDTPLTRLHELLASPSAQLRERALANFVNDPKLDAPECLTPA; encoded by the coding sequence ATGTGTGGACGTTACGCGCTGTTTCGCTGGCCCCAGGCGCTGGTCTGCCTACCGGGCTTTCCTGCCGGGCAACCGGCCCAATGGAACATCTCGCCCGGGGCTTCGGTGCTGATCCAGCGCCAGTTGGACGGCCAGTTGCAACTGGCCAAGGCGCGCTGGGGGCTGACCCCGGCCTGGCTCACCGACCTGTCCCGCACCCCCGCCCATGCCCGTGCCGAGACCTTGGCCGAACAGCCGATGTTTCGTGATGCGTTCCGCCAGCGGCGCTGCCTGATGCCGGCCAACGGTTTCTACGAATGGCGTGGCAATGTGCGCAAGCGCCCGTATTGGTTGACCCCAGGGGAGGGCGCATCGCTATACTTCGCCGCCGTGTGGGAGGCTTACCCCGTGCAAGACCAGGTGTGGCTGAGCTGTGCAGTGGTGACCCAGGCGGCAATGAACCAGCGCCGGCCGCTGATCCTGGACGAAGCAGGGCAGGCGGCCTGGCTTGACCCGGACACGCCGCTGACGCGCCTGCACGAGCTGCTGGCCAGCCCGTCGGCACAGTTGCGTGAACGGGCGTTGGCCAACTTTGTCAATGACCCGAAGCTGGACGCCCCGGAGTGCCTGACCCCGGCCTGA
- a CDS encoding M48 family metallopeptidase: MRKSFVVSLLSAGILLAGCQAVNTTSGGAVGVERQQYMFSMLSADEVNQMYAQSYQQTLGEASSKGVLDKSSSDAKRVQAIADRLIAQAPKFRPDAAQWDWQVNVIKSDELNANCGPGGKIIVYTGLIDQLKLTDAEIAAVVGHEIAHALREHSREAMSKAYGVEMARQGAGAIFGLGQSSMALADTVVNYAMTLPNSRANENEADLIGLELSARAGYDPNAAITLWNKMTKASEGAPPEFMSTHPASSSRIASLQAAIPKVMPLYQAAKK; encoded by the coding sequence ATGCGTAAGTCTTTTGTCGTCAGCCTGTTGAGTGCTGGCATCCTGCTAGCTGGCTGCCAGGCGGTGAATACCACCAGCGGCGGTGCTGTCGGCGTCGAACGCCAGCAATACATGTTCAGCATGCTGTCGGCCGATGAGGTCAACCAGATGTACGCCCAGTCGTACCAGCAGACCCTCGGCGAGGCGTCCAGCAAAGGCGTGCTCGACAAGTCCAGCAGCGATGCCAAGCGCGTGCAGGCCATCGCCGACCGCCTGATCGCCCAGGCCCCCAAGTTCCGCCCGGATGCCGCGCAGTGGGACTGGCAGGTCAACGTGATCAAGAGCGACGAGCTCAACGCCAACTGCGGCCCGGGTGGCAAGATCATCGTCTATACCGGGCTGATCGACCAGCTCAAGCTCACCGATGCGGAAATCGCCGCGGTGGTCGGCCACGAGATCGCCCACGCCTTGCGTGAGCACAGCCGCGAGGCGATGTCCAAGGCGTACGGCGTGGAAATGGCCCGCCAGGGTGCCGGTGCCATCTTCGGCCTGGGCCAGAGCAGCATGGCCCTGGCCGACACGGTGGTGAACTATGCCATGACCCTGCCCAACAGCCGGGCCAACGAGAACGAGGCCGACCTGATTGGCCTGGAACTCTCGGCACGTGCCGGTTACGACCCGAATGCCGCGATCACCCTGTGGAACAAGATGACCAAGGCTTCCGAAGGTGCGCCGCCCGAGTTCATGAGCACCCACCCGGCGTCGTCGAGCCGTATCGCTTCGTTGCAGGCGGCGATTCCGAAGGTGATGCCGCTGTATCAGGCGGCCAAGAAGTAA
- a CDS encoding TMEM165/GDT1 family protein, producing MESLLVPTAIVALAEIGDKTQLLALILAARFRKPWPIIAGIIAATLANHAAAGAVGAWVGSFFSAAALHWVLAASFTATALWTLVPDKMDDDESPARRFGPFLTTLIAFFLAEIGDKTQVATVMLAAQYPHLIMVIIGTTLGMLIANVPVVLAGNFAADKLPLTLIRRLAATAFFVLAIVAVYSAMKASGWVG from the coding sequence CTGGAATCTCTGTTGGTCCCCACCGCAATCGTTGCGCTCGCCGAAATTGGCGACAAGACGCAACTGCTCGCGCTCATTCTCGCGGCCCGCTTCCGCAAGCCATGGCCGATCATCGCCGGCATCATCGCGGCGACCCTGGCCAACCATGCCGCAGCCGGTGCCGTGGGGGCATGGGTCGGCAGTTTCTTCAGCGCTGCGGCGCTGCACTGGGTGCTGGCCGCGAGCTTCACCGCCACGGCGCTGTGGACCCTGGTGCCGGACAAGATGGATGACGACGAGAGCCCGGCGCGCCGCTTCGGGCCGTTCCTGACGACGCTGATCGCGTTCTTCCTGGCGGAAATCGGGGACAAGACCCAGGTCGCCACGGTGATGCTGGCGGCTCAGTATCCGCACCTGATCATGGTCATCATCGGCACCACCCTGGGCATGCTGATTGCCAACGTACCGGTGGTCCTGGCAGGTAACTTCGCAGCAGACAAACTGCCGCTGACGCTGATTCGTCGCCTGGCAGCGACAGCGTTCTTCGTGCTGGCGATCGTGGCCGTCTACTCGGCGATGAAGGCCAGTGGCTGGGTCGGGTAA
- a CDS encoding class I SAM-dependent methyltransferase, translating to MDPRSEVLLRQAELFQGPLLLAGAPADGLLGQLPQAQAWTWHAGDQGILESRYAGRSHYGVEPPQVAFDSAVLFLPKSRELAAYLLNALAARLGGRELYLVGEKRGGIEGAARQLQAFGKPRKLDSARHCQLWQVSIDQAPEAKPLESLAERFELALEDGPLHVVSLPGVFSHGRLDRGTALLLKHLDNLPSGHVLDFGCGAGVLGATVKRRYPQSRVTLLDVDAFAVAASRLTLAANGLEGEVISGDGIDAAPTELSLILSNPPFHTGVHTNYQASENLLKKSAIHLRKGGEMRLVANSFLRYQPLIEGALGNCRVRDEADGFRIYQATHG from the coding sequence ATGGACCCGCGCAGTGAAGTGTTGCTCCGCCAGGCAGAGCTGTTCCAGGGGCCGCTGCTGCTCGCCGGTGCCCCCGCCGACGGCCTGCTCGGCCAGTTGCCCCAGGCCCAGGCCTGGACCTGGCATGCCGGCGATCAGGGCATCCTCGAAAGCCGTTACGCCGGCCGCAGCCACTACGGGGTCGAGCCGCCACAGGTGGCGTTCGACAGTGCCGTGCTGTTCCTGCCCAAGTCCCGCGAATTGGCAGCCTACCTGCTCAATGCCCTGGCCGCGCGCCTGGGCGGCCGCGAGCTGTACCTGGTCGGCGAGAAACGTGGCGGCATCGAAGGCGCAGCCAGGCAACTGCAGGCGTTCGGCAAACCACGCAAACTCGACAGCGCCCGCCATTGCCAGCTGTGGCAAGTGAGCATCGACCAGGCACCAGAAGCCAAACCCCTGGAAAGCCTGGCCGAACGTTTTGAACTCGCCCTGGAAGACGGCCCGTTGCACGTGGTCAGCCTGCCCGGGGTGTTCAGCCATGGTCGCCTCGATCGCGGTACAGCCCTGCTGCTCAAGCACCTCGATAACCTGCCAAGCGGGCATGTGCTGGACTTCGGCTGCGGCGCCGGGGTGCTCGGCGCCACGGTGAAACGCCGTTATCCGCAAAGCCGCGTGACCCTGCTCGACGTGGATGCCTTCGCCGTGGCCGCCAGCCGCCTGACCTTGGCGGCCAACGGCCTGGAAGGCGAAGTGATCAGCGGCGACGGCATCGACGCGGCCCCTACCGAACTGAGCCTGATCCTGAGCAACCCGCCATTCCACACCGGGGTCCACACCAACTACCAGGCATCGGAAAACTTGCTGAAAAAATCGGCAATTCATCTGCGAAAAGGTGGCGAAATGCGCCTGGTGGCCAACAGCTTCCTGCGCTACCAGCCGCTGATCGAAGGCGCGCTGGGCAACTGCCGGGTGCGCGACGAAGCCGATGGCTTCCGCATCTACCAGGCAACACACGGATAA
- a CDS encoding 2-hydroxyacid dehydrogenase, with protein MPSPRRAVFLDHQSLDLGDLDLSPLKQQFDEFELYAATRPDQVAERLQGAVAVISNKVVLDAAALVANPQLKLILIAATGTNNVDLAAARAQGITVCNCQGYGTPSVAQHTLALLLALATRLCDYNQAVAAGRWAEASQFCLLDFPIVELEGKTLGLLGHGELGGAVARLAEAFGMRVLSGQIPGRPERPDRLPLDELLPQVDALSLHCPLNEHTRHMLGARELAMLKPNALVVNTARGGLIDEQALADALRSGHLGGVATDVLSVEPPVNGNPLLEPGIPRLIITPHSAWGAVESRQRIVGQLSENAQAFFAGQPRRVVS; from the coding sequence ATGCCCAGCCCGCGTCGTGCCGTGTTTCTCGATCACCAGTCCCTGGACCTGGGCGATCTCGACCTCTCGCCCCTGAAGCAACAGTTCGACGAATTCGAGCTCTACGCCGCAACCCGCCCGGACCAGGTCGCCGAACGCCTGCAGGGCGCAGTGGCGGTAATCAGCAACAAGGTCGTGCTCGACGCCGCGGCGCTAGTCGCCAATCCGCAGCTGAAGCTGATCCTGATTGCCGCCACCGGCACCAACAATGTCGACCTGGCGGCGGCCCGTGCCCAGGGCATCACCGTCTGCAACTGCCAGGGCTACGGCACCCCGTCTGTGGCCCAGCACACCCTCGCCCTGCTGCTGGCCCTGGCCACCCGCCTGTGCGACTACAACCAGGCAGTAGCCGCCGGCCGCTGGGCCGAGGCCAGCCAGTTCTGCCTGCTGGACTTCCCTATCGTCGAACTGGAAGGCAAGACCCTCGGCCTGCTCGGCCACGGCGAGCTGGGTGGCGCGGTGGCACGGCTGGCCGAAGCCTTTGGCATGCGCGTGCTGAGCGGGCAGATCCCCGGCCGCCCGGAACGCCCCGACCGGCTGCCGCTGGACGAGCTGCTGCCACAGGTCGACGCCCTGAGCCTGCACTGCCCGCTGAACGAGCACACCCGGCACATGCTCGGCGCCCGCGAACTGGCGATGCTCAAGCCCAATGCACTGGTGGTCAACACCGCTCGCGGTGGCCTGATCGACGAGCAGGCGCTGGCCGACGCCCTGCGCAGCGGCCACCTCGGCGGCGTCGCCACCGACGTGCTGAGCGTGGAGCCGCCGGTCAACGGCAATCCGTTGCTTGAACCCGGTATTCCGCGCCTGATCATCACCCCGCACAGTGCCTGGGGCGCAGTGGAGTCGCGCCAGCGCATCGTCGGCCAGCTGAGCGAGAACGCCCAGGCCTTCTTCGCCGGGCAACCGCGCCGCGTGGTCAGCTGA
- a CDS encoding fatty acid--CoA ligase encodes MLQTRIIKPAEGAYAYPLLIKRLLMSGSRYEKTREIVYRDQLRLTYPQLNERIARLANVLTEAGVKAGDTVAVMDWDSHRYLECMFAIPMIGAVVHTINVRLSPEQILYTMNHAEDRVVLVNSDFVGLYQAIAGQLTTVDKTLLLTDGPDKTAELPGLVGEYEQLLAAASPHYAFPDFDEDSVATTFYTTGTTGNPKGVYFTHRQLVLHTLAEASVTGSIDSVRLMGSDDVYMPITPMFHVHAWGIPYVATMLGMKQVYPGRYEPEMLVKLWREEKVTFSHCVPTILQMLLNCPTAQGQSFGGWKIIIGGSALNRSLYQAALARGIQLTAAYGMSETCPLISAAHLNDELQAGSDDERVTYRIKAGVPVPLVEAAIVDGDGNFLPADGETQGELVLRAPWLTLGYFKEPEKSEELWQGGWLHTGDVATLDGMGYIDIRDRIKDVIKTGGEWISSLDLEDLVSRHPAVREVAVVGVADPQWGERPFALLVVREGQAIDAKALKEHLKPFVEQGHINKWAIPSQIAIVTEIPKTSVGKLDKKRIRQDIVQWQASNSAFLSTL; translated from the coding sequence ATGTTGCAGACCCGCATCATCAAGCCCGCCGAGGGCGCCTACGCCTACCCGCTGCTGATCAAACGCCTGCTGATGTCTGGCAGCCGCTATGAAAAGACCCGTGAAATCGTCTACCGCGACCAGTTGCGGCTGACCTATCCTCAGCTCAACGAGCGCATTGCGCGCCTGGCCAACGTGCTGACCGAGGCGGGCGTGAAGGCGGGTGACACCGTGGCCGTGATGGACTGGGACAGCCACCGCTACCTGGAATGCATGTTCGCCATCCCGATGATCGGTGCGGTGGTGCACACCATCAACGTGCGCCTGTCGCCCGAGCAGATCCTCTACACCATGAACCACGCCGAAGACCGCGTGGTGCTGGTCAACAGCGACTTCGTCGGCCTGTACCAGGCCATTGCCGGGCAATTGACCACTGTCGACAAGACCCTGCTGCTGACCGATGGCCCGGACAAGACCGCCGAGCTGCCCGGGCTGGTCGGCGAATACGAGCAACTGCTGGCCGCTGCCAGCCCGCACTACGCCTTCCCGGATTTCGACGAAGATTCGGTGGCCACCACCTTCTACACCACCGGCACCACCGGTAACCCCAAGGGTGTGTACTTCACTCACCGGCAACTGGTGCTGCATACCCTGGCCGAAGCTTCGGTGACCGGCAGCATCGACAGCGTGCGGTTGATGGGCAGCGACGACGTGTACATGCCGATCACCCCGATGTTCCACGTGCACGCCTGGGGCATCCCCTACGTTGCCACCATGCTCGGCATGAAGCAGGTGTACCCGGGGCGCTACGAGCCGGAGATGCTGGTCAAGCTGTGGCGCGAGGAAAAGGTCACGTTCTCCCATTGCGTGCCGACCATCCTGCAGATGCTGCTCAACTGCCCGACCGCCCAAGGGCAGAGTTTTGGCGGCTGGAAGATCATCATTGGCGGCAGCGCGCTCAACCGTTCGCTGTACCAGGCCGCCCTGGCGCGTGGCATCCAGCTGACTGCGGCGTATGGCATGTCGGAAACCTGCCCGCTGATTTCCGCCGCCCACCTGAACGACGAGCTGCAGGCCGGCAGCGACGATGAGCGCGTCACCTACCGCATCAAGGCCGGCGTGCCGGTACCGTTGGTGGAAGCGGCGATCGTCGACGGTGACGGCAACTTCCTGCCTGCCGACGGCGAAACCCAGGGCGAGCTGGTGTTGCGTGCACCTTGGCTGACCCTGGGCTATTTCAAGGAGCCGGAGAAGAGCGAGGAGCTGTGGCAGGGGGGCTGGCTGCACACCGGTGATGTCGCGACCCTGGACGGCATGGGCTACATCGACATCCGCGACCGCATCAAGGATGTGATCAAGACCGGTGGCGAGTGGATCTCCTCGCTTGATCTGGAGGACCTGGTCAGCCGCCACCCGGCGGTGCGCGAAGTGGCCGTGGTGGGGGTGGCCGACCCGCAATGGGGCGAGCGCCCGTTTGCCCTGCTGGTGGTGCGCGAAGGCCAGGCCATCGACGCCAAGGCACTCAAGGAGCACCTCAAGCCCTTTGTCGAGCAAGGGCATATCAACAAATGGGCGATTCCAAGCCAGATCGCCATTGTTACTGAAATTCCCAAGACCAGCGTCGGCAAGCTCGACAAGAAACGCATCCGCCAGGACATCGTCCAGTGGCAGGCCAGCAACAGCGCCTTCCTTTCCACCCTGTAA
- a CDS encoding DUF1302 domain-containing protein, with translation MKSANPFWRRAKLPLAVSLASTLASPAFAVSFNIGEIEGQFDSSLSIGASWSTANPNKNLIGVNNGGKGLSQTSDDGHLNFKKGETFSKIFKGIHDLELKYGDTGVFVRGKYWYDFELKDEGREFKDISDSNRKEGAKSSGAELLDAFVYHNYSIGDQPGSVRLGKQVVSWGESTFIGGGINSINPIDVSAFRRPGAEIKEGLIPVNMFYVSQSLTDNLSAEAFYQIEWDQTVVDNCGTFFSQPDIIADGCTDNLRVLNSSRTVPGAAQQFLASRGVNINEEGVMVRRGADRDARDSGQFGVAMRYMFEPLDTEFGAYFMNYHSRAPIFSATGAPPSVFGGLSALPAQLRALAPLIVAGNSEYFVEYPEDIRLYGLSFSTTLPTGTAWSGELSYRPNAPVQLNTTDILFAGVRPIGGALSNASLLSGTPGQDLHGYRRKEITQFQTTLTHFFDQVMGASRMTVVGEVGVTHVGGLESAHDTRYGRDPVFGPGPLPSTGGANTCQALNASTIAGAGAGASTANLSRNCENDGFTTSTSWGYRARVIWDYNDVFAGVNLKPSVAWSHDVSGYSPGPGANFEEGRKAVSLGLDAEYQNTYTASLSYTNFFDGKYTTVDDRDFVALSFGVNF, from the coding sequence ATGAAATCTGCAAACCCGTTCTGGCGCCGGGCCAAGTTGCCCTTGGCCGTCAGCCTTGCTTCCACGCTCGCAAGTCCTGCTTTCGCTGTCAGTTTCAACATTGGTGAAATCGAAGGCCAGTTCGACTCGTCGCTCTCCATCGGCGCCAGCTGGTCGACGGCCAACCCCAACAAGAACCTGATCGGGGTGAACAACGGCGGCAAGGGCCTGTCGCAGACATCGGACGATGGCCACCTGAACTTCAAGAAGGGCGAAACCTTCTCCAAGATCTTCAAGGGCATCCATGACCTGGAGCTCAAGTACGGCGACACTGGCGTATTCGTGCGGGGCAAGTACTGGTACGACTTCGAACTGAAAGACGAAGGCCGCGAATTCAAGGACATCAGCGACTCCAACCGCAAGGAAGGCGCCAAGTCGTCCGGCGCGGAGCTGCTCGATGCCTTCGTCTACCACAACTATTCCATCGGCGATCAGCCAGGCTCGGTGCGCCTGGGCAAGCAGGTGGTGAGCTGGGGTGAAAGTACCTTCATCGGTGGCGGTATCAACTCGATCAACCCGATCGACGTGTCGGCGTTCCGCCGCCCGGGGGCCGAGATCAAGGAAGGCCTGATTCCGGTCAACATGTTCTACGTCTCGCAGAGCCTGACCGACAACCTGTCGGCCGAGGCCTTCTACCAGATCGAGTGGGACCAGACGGTCGTCGACAACTGCGGCACCTTCTTCTCCCAGCCGGACATCATTGCCGACGGCTGTACCGACAACCTGCGCGTGCTCAACAGCAGCCGCACGGTGCCGGGCGCGGCGCAGCAGTTCCTGGCCAGCCGGGGCGTGAACATCAACGAAGAGGGGGTGATGGTACGCCGTGGCGCTGATCGTGATGCGCGCGACAGCGGCCAGTTCGGCGTAGCGATGCGTTACATGTTCGAGCCGCTGGATACTGAATTCGGCGCTTATTTCATGAACTACCACAGCCGTGCGCCAATCTTCAGCGCCACAGGCGCACCGCCTTCCGTGTTTGGCGGGTTGAGCGCCCTGCCTGCACAACTGCGTGCGCTGGCACCGCTGATCGTGGCTGGCAATTCCGAGTACTTCGTCGAGTATCCCGAAGATATTCGCCTTTATGGCTTGAGCTTCTCCACCACCTTGCCCACCGGGACCGCCTGGAGCGGCGAACTCAGCTATCGCCCCAACGCACCCGTGCAGCTCAATACCACGGATATCCTGTTCGCCGGGGTGCGTCCGATTGGCGGCGCGTTGAGCAATGCATCGTTGCTGAGCGGTACGCCAGGGCAGGACCTGCACGGCTACCGCCGCAAGGAAATCACGCAGTTCCAGACCACCCTGACGCACTTCTTCGACCAGGTGATGGGCGCCAGCCGCATGACGGTGGTCGGTGAGGTGGGTGTCACTCATGTCGGCGGCCTGGAGAGCGCACACGATACCCGTTACGGTCGTGACCCTGTATTCGGCCCCGGCCCGTTGCCATCCACGGGCGGTGCCAATACTTGCCAGGCGCTCAATGCCAGCACCATCGCGGGCGCAGGCGCTGGGGCCTCTACCGCCAACCTGTCGCGCAACTGCGAGAACGATGGCTTTACCACCAGTACTTCCTGGGGTTACCGCGCTCGGGTCATCTGGGACTACAACGACGTTTTCGCCGGGGTCAACCTGAAACCCAGCGTGGCCTGGTCGCATGACGTCTCCGGCTACTCGCCAGGCCCGGGCGCCAACTTCGAGGAAGGCCGCAAGGCGGTCAGCCTGGGACTCGACGCCGAGTACCAGAACACCTACACGGCAAGCCTGTCGTACACCAACTTCTTCGATGGCAAGTACACCACCGTGGATGACCGTGACTTCGTCGCGCTCAGCTTCGGCGTGAACTTCTAA